In Lacibacter sp. H375, one DNA window encodes the following:
- the hutU gene encoding urocanate hydratase, with protein sequence MSTTTQHYDTVKYKTPTGSQLSCKGWIQEAALRMLLNNLNPDVAERSDDLIVYGGRGKAARNFEALDNIIAALKVLENDESLLIQSGKPVGILKTHKDAPRVLISNSQLVPNWANWKHFDELEKKGLMMYGQMTAGSWIYIGSQGIVQGTYETYAAIADKHFGGTLKGTLNVTAGLGGMGGAQPLAITMNEGVALIAEVEEWRIDKRIETKYLDEKYTSIDEAINAAVHYRKEGIARSIGVVCNAIHLLDHLISRDIIPDTLTDQTSAHDPLIGYIPHTLSNAEANELRTTNPERYLQLSYESMYLHVQLMLQLMDQGAITFDYGNNIRARAKEQEDKIVNGQLSMVNSEKASATERTHHSPLTIHEFPIGRCFAFPGFVPAYIRPLFCEGKGPFRWAALSGDANDIAVTDELIMNMFPHNKGMLRWMKMAQEKIAFQGLPARICWLGQGEREKAGLAFNELVRTGKVKAPIVIGRDHLDTGSVASPNRETESMLDGSDAVADWPILNALVNTAGGASWVSLHHGGGVGMGYSIHAGMVIVADGTDDAEQRLKRVLRNDPGMGVIRHADAGYDIAKETLKENDLDFRERLK encoded by the coding sequence ATGTCAACAACAACACAACACTACGACACTGTTAAGTATAAAACTCCAACTGGCTCACAGCTAAGTTGCAAAGGCTGGATTCAAGAAGCCGCTTTGCGCATGCTCCTCAACAACCTCAACCCCGATGTAGCCGAACGCTCCGACGATCTCATCGTCTACGGTGGCCGAGGCAAAGCAGCCCGCAACTTCGAAGCACTCGATAATATCATTGCTGCATTAAAAGTATTGGAGAACGATGAATCACTACTCATCCAAAGTGGTAAACCCGTCGGCATACTAAAAACACACAAAGATGCACCACGTGTACTCATCAGCAACAGTCAGTTAGTACCCAACTGGGCCAACTGGAAACACTTTGATGAGCTGGAGAAAAAAGGACTCATGATGTACGGACAAATGACCGCCGGCTCCTGGATCTACATCGGCTCACAAGGCATTGTGCAAGGCACCTATGAAACATATGCGGCCATTGCCGATAAACATTTCGGCGGAACATTGAAAGGAACATTGAACGTTACTGCCGGACTCGGCGGCATGGGTGGCGCACAACCTTTAGCAATAACCATGAACGAAGGTGTGGCACTCATTGCCGAAGTGGAAGAGTGGCGCATCGATAAACGCATCGAAACAAAATACCTCGACGAAAAATATACCAGCATCGACGAAGCCATTAATGCGGCTGTGCATTACCGTAAGGAAGGCATTGCCCGCAGCATTGGTGTGGTATGCAATGCCATTCACCTGCTCGATCATTTGATCTCACGTGATATTATTCCTGATACACTCACCGATCAAACAAGTGCACACGATCCGCTCATTGGTTACATACCACATACACTCAGCAACGCCGAAGCAAACGAACTGCGTACAACCAATCCCGAACGTTACCTGCAACTCAGTTACGAAAGCATGTACCTCCATGTGCAACTCATGTTGCAACTCATGGACCAGGGAGCTATTACGTTTGATTATGGAAATAATATTCGTGCAAGAGCGAAAGAACAGGAAGACAAAATAGTCAATGGTCAATTGTCAATGGTCAATAGTGAAAAAGCTTCCGCTACGGAGCGCACTCACCATTCACCACTCACCATTCACGAATTTCCAATCGGAAGATGCTTTGCTTTCCCCGGCTTCGTCCCCGCTTACATCCGTCCGCTCTTTTGCGAAGGCAAAGGTCCCTTCCGTTGGGCAGCACTCAGTGGCGATGCAAATGATATTGCCGTAACCGACGAACTCATCATGAACATGTTCCCCCATAACAAGGGCATGTTGCGATGGATGAAGATGGCGCAGGAAAAAATTGCTTTCCAGGGATTACCGGCACGCATCTGCTGGCTCGGCCAGGGCGAACGGGAGAAAGCAGGACTCGCCTTTAACGAACTCGTACGCACCGGCAAAGTAAAAGCGCCCATTGTTATTGGTCGTGATCATCTCGATACCGGCTCTGTAGCCAGCCCCAACCGTGAAACCGAAAGCATGCTCGATGGCAGCGATGCCGTGGCCGATTGGCCCATCCTAAACGCACTCGTAAACACCGCAGGCGGCGCCAGTTGGGTAAGCCTGCATCATGGTGGTGGCGTAGGTATGGGTTACAGCATCCACGCCGGTATGGTGATTGTGGCCGATGGTACCGATGATGCTGAACAACGATTGAAACGTGTACTCCGCAACGATCCGGGAATGGGAGTGATACGACATGCGGATGCTGGCTACGACATAGCGAAAGAAACACTAAAAGAAAACGATCTTGATTTTAGAGAGCGGTTGAAGTAA
- the hutH gene encoding histidine ammonia-lyase, giving the protein MTEYNYLPLDEQQLTFDEVKNYLQFKQFVSITFRAHHKIETCRQYLDKKVAESDTPFYGINTGFGFLQNVIIADDQLEQLQNNLLMSHACGMGEEVPEEIVKLMLALKIKSLSYGYSAVQVDTVKRLMDMHNNNVLPVIYQQGSLGASGDLAPLSHLSLPLIGMGEVNYEGTRHKAQEVLNKLNWQPIALKSKEGLALINGTQFMSAYGMYCLVQAERLMQWADLIAAISFDAFDCIDQPFHEKIQTIRPHSGQIHTAQQLRNILSGSEIGQQKKQQVQDPYSFRCIPQVHGATKDAIAHVKNVFLTEINSVTDNPNVFPEEDLIVSGGNFHGQPLALALDYYAIAMSELANISERRTYQLISGQRNLPMFLVKEAGLNSGFMIPQYTAAGIVSENKQLCTPASVDSISSSNNQEDHVSMGANAATKAYRVMKNVEKVLAIELLSAAQALDFRRPLKSSAKVEEVMSAFRKQVSFVDKDRVLHEDMMKAVEFISR; this is encoded by the coding sequence ATGACCGAATACAACTATCTCCCCCTCGACGAACAGCAACTCACCTTCGATGAAGTGAAGAATTACCTGCAGTTCAAGCAATTTGTCTCCATCACCTTTCGTGCACACCATAAGATCGAAACATGCCGGCAATACCTCGATAAAAAAGTAGCTGAAAGCGATACGCCGTTCTACGGCATCAACACCGGTTTTGGTTTTCTGCAAAACGTGATCATTGCCGATGATCAGTTAGAGCAACTGCAGAATAATCTGTTGATGAGCCATGCATGTGGTATGGGCGAAGAAGTGCCGGAGGAAATTGTAAAGCTCATGCTCGCCTTAAAAATAAAATCGCTTAGCTATGGATACAGCGCCGTGCAGGTTGATACAGTGAAGCGGTTAATGGACATGCACAACAACAATGTGCTGCCAGTCATTTATCAGCAAGGATCATTGGGCGCTAGTGGCGACCTGGCACCACTCAGTCATTTGAGTTTGCCATTAATTGGTATGGGAGAAGTGAACTATGAAGGAACAAGACACAAGGCACAGGAAGTACTCAACAAACTCAACTGGCAACCGATCGCTTTAAAAAGCAAAGAAGGGTTGGCGCTCATCAACGGTACACAATTCATGAGTGCCTATGGCATGTACTGTTTAGTGCAAGCCGAACGATTAATGCAATGGGCCGATCTCATTGCTGCTATTTCGTTTGATGCATTTGATTGTATCGATCAACCCTTTCACGAAAAAATTCAAACCATCCGTCCACACAGCGGACAAATACACACGGCTCAACAATTAAGAAACATTTTGAGCGGAAGTGAAATTGGTCAGCAGAAAAAACAACAGGTACAGGATCCTTATAGTTTCCGTTGTATACCACAAGTGCATGGAGCAACCAAAGATGCCATTGCACATGTAAAGAATGTATTCTTAACAGAGATCAATTCAGTTACTGATAATCCCAATGTATTTCCAGAAGAAGATCTCATTGTAAGCGGTGGTAACTTTCACGGTCAGCCGTTGGCGTTAGCATTGGATTATTATGCAATCGCTATGAGTGAACTTGCTAACATTAGCGAACGAAGAACCTATCAACTCATCAGTGGACAACGTAACCTGCCAATGTTCCTTGTAAAAGAAGCCGGACTCAACAGTGGCTTTATGATTCCGCAATACACAGCCGCTGGCATTGTAAGTGAAAACAAACAACTCTGCACACCGGCAAGTGTTGACAGCATTTCATCGAGCAACAACCAGGAAGATCATGTAAGCATGGGTGCCAATGCAGCCACCAAAGCCTATCGTGTAATGAAGAATGTAGAAAAAGTATTGGCGATAGAACTGCTCAGTGCAGCACAAGCATTGGATTTCCGCAGACCATTAAAGAGTTCAGCAAAAGTGGAAGAGGTGATGAGTGCGTTCAGAAAGCAAGTAAGCTTTGTTGATAAAGACCGTGTGTTGCATGAGGATATGATGAAAGCAGTGGAGTTCATTAGCCGGTAG
- a CDS encoding WD40/YVTN/BNR-like repeat-containing protein encodes MKQLSLCLLFAAFGFQLSAQTIQLLDSGKTNSIRGLSVVNDNIVWASGANGMVGRSIDGGATFKWTKVDGFAKTDFRDIEAFDANTAIIMGIDTPAVILKTIDGGINWKIVFKDNRPGMFLDAMEFFNEKSGVVLGDPINGKIFMAVTVDGGTTWRPMPESLSPAAEKGEAMFASSGTNVRTVGKQELLFITGGTYSRIFIRNDKIVLPIIQGKETTGANSLAVWDKKTFAIVGGDFNHATSSEKNCVLSKNGGKTFLTPTTPPFGYRSCVEYLSKSKLITCGITGVDVSEDGGMNWRNISAEGFHVVRKAKKGKAVYLAGGKGRVAKLVW; translated from the coding sequence ATGAAACAGCTTTCACTTTGCTTACTCTTTGCAGCGTTTGGTTTTCAGTTATCTGCTCAAACTATTCAATTACTTGACAGTGGTAAAACAAATTCCATTCGTGGGTTGAGTGTGGTGAATGATAATATTGTTTGGGCGAGTGGAGCAAATGGGATGGTTGGTCGTTCGATTGATGGTGGTGCAACATTCAAATGGACGAAAGTTGATGGCTTTGCAAAAACTGATTTCAGGGATATCGAAGCATTTGATGCCAATACTGCGATCATCATGGGTATTGATACGCCAGCTGTGATCTTGAAAACAATTGATGGCGGCATCAACTGGAAGATCGTTTTTAAAGATAACCGTCCGGGTATGTTTTTAGATGCGATGGAATTCTTTAATGAAAAGAGTGGTGTGGTATTAGGCGACCCTATCAATGGAAAAATATTTATGGCCGTAACAGTTGATGGTGGTACTACGTGGCGGCCAATGCCGGAAAGTCTTTCCCCTGCTGCTGAGAAGGGCGAAGCAATGTTTGCAAGTAGTGGCACTAATGTGCGTACGGTTGGCAAACAGGAATTATTGTTTATTACAGGTGGTACTTATTCACGCATCTTTATTCGTAACGATAAAATTGTATTGCCGATCATACAGGGAAAAGAAACAACCGGTGCTAATTCATTAGCAGTATGGGATAAAAAAACATTTGCCATTGTTGGTGGCGATTTTAATCATGCAACATCAAGCGAAAAGAATTGTGTGCTCAGTAAAAATGGTGGTAAAACTTTTTTAACACCCACTACCCCACCATTTGGTTACAGAAGTTGTGTGGAGTATTTATCGAAATCAAAATTGATCACATGCGGTATCACCGGCGTTGATGTAAGTGAAGATGGTGGCATGAACTGGCGCAACATTTCTGCTGAAGGTTTTCATGTGGTGCGTAAAGCAAAGAAAGGAAAGGCTGTTTATTTAGCCGGTGGAAAAGGAAGAGTGGCGAAGTTGGTTTGGTGA